The following DNA comes from Tunturibacter psychrotolerans.
ATCAATATCCAGAATGCGAGTTTCACTGGGTGGTGTTCAACGCGATCGCAACCCGAGAGACGGAAGCCCGGCACGCAGCACAGTTGTTTGCTGGCTCCCGACTAAGGGGACCAATCTTCAAGACGTTTCAGGACGGATTCATGCCTTACGTAGGCGGCGAAGTGAAGGCAATTTTCGAAAGCGATCTAAAGCATCTTTCCCCCGACCTTATCTTCACTCATAACGGTAACGATGCTCATCAGGACCATCGTTTTATTTCGCAACTCACTTGGAATACTTTCCGCGATCACTTCATTTTGGAGTACGAGATTCCGAAATACGACGGGGACATGGGGCGCCCAAGCTTCTTCGTACCCCTCGAGAAAGAAGTCTGCGAAAAGAAGGTCGAATACCTCATGAATGCCTTTCAGTCGCAACATGCGAAACGCTGGTTTCAACCAGATACATTCCTTTCTCTGATGCGGCTTCGGGGAATGGAATGTGCTGCTTCCAGTGGCTACGCGGAGGCATTTTACTGTCGTAAGTTGTCGGTCTGAGTTGAACCAGCGAGAGGGCATGATGGAAACCACGTTTCACCTTGTGAACGCACGATGAAAGATTTGAAGGAGAAAACGATACGTGGCGGATTGGCAAGACTCTGTGCCCAAGGCGCTAACTTCTTTCTTCGCTTAGGCTCCCTGATGATATTAGCCCGACTCCTCGGGCCCAAAGATTTTGGATTGGTGGGCATGGTGACGGTCTTCACCGGCGTTTTGACGCTTTTCCGCGATTTTGGGCTGTCGTCCGCAGCAATTCAGCGTACGACCGTAACAGAGGAGCAGATTTCGACATTGTTCTGGATCAACATATTTGTTGGTGCGTTACTTACCCTTTTGGCCATAGCACTAGCACCAGTCATAACTGCCTTTTACCATGAGCCAAGACTTTTTATGGTTACAGTCGTCTTGGCGGTCGGATTTCTCTTCAACGCGGCCGGAGTACAGCACGGGGCGCTTTTGCAGCGCCAAATGCGTTTTACTACGTTGGCAGCGATAAACACAGTCAGTTTAATCGTCGGCACTGCAATTGCCATAGGCGGAGCCAAGGCCGGATACGGATATTGGGCCCTCGTAGCTATGAGCATCACTCTTCCGTTCACAAACACAGTTGGTTGCTGGTTGACCGTAACGTGGATTCCGGGAAGGCCGCGTAGAGGAGTTGGAATCCGGTCGATGATGCGTTTTGGCGGCACGATTACCTTGAATGGGCTGGTTGCGTACGTCGCGAACAATTTTGAAAAGGTCTTGTTGGGTCGATACTGGGGTGTTGATGCACTTGGCCTCTACGGGAGGGCATACCAACTCATCAACATTCCAACTGACAACCTGAATTCAGCGGCCGGTGAGGTAGCGTTTTCGGCGTTGTCGCGACTCCAAGGAGACCCTGATCGCCTCAAAAACTACTTCTTGAAGGGCTATACAGTGATCTTGGCGTTGACCTTACCTGTCACCGTTGCGTGCGCTCTTTTTGCGGATGACATGATATCTGTCTTCTTAGGACCAAAATGGGGGGCCGCGGCACCAATTTTTCGTTTATTGGCCCCAACGATCTTGGCCTTTGCAATTGTCAATCCCTTATTTTGGCTTCTCTCGTCACTAGGATTGGTCGAACGAAGCTTGAAGATGGGTCTGGTCATCGCTCCCGTCATGATCTTGAGCTATCTCGTGGCAGTGCCTTACGGGCCCCGAGGTGTTGCGGTCGCCTACTCGGCAGTAATGATGCTCTGGGTTATCCCGTGCATCATCTGGTCTGTCCATGACACAGTAATATCCTTCCGAGACATTGTTGTGGCCGTTGGCCGACCGCTGATCGGAAGCCTCGTGGCAGCTGGGTTTGCCTTCGGTGTGCGCTCGGTTTCCATTCAGTTCCTGTCTCCGCTGCCTCGACTTGTGTTGGAAATCACCGTTCTTCTAATTACGTTTATGGGGATGCTCCTGTTCGTCACAGGACAAAAGGCACTTTACCTGGATCTTGTCAGGGGATTAAGACGCCCTTCATCTGCCAGAGAAGAAGGGGATTTGGCTTCAACGTAAATATGAGATTTTGGACCTAGTCACCAAGGACCATTAGGTCGCGGACTAATCTCCAAAGATTGAATTTAATCGGAAAAACCTAACGATAGGGAACCGACTGGAAACGTCATTCGCTGACGAAATAGTAAGCAGATCGGTCCGTTAAATATCACAAGACAGAACTTGAAGAGCCAACCTTGCCTAACGCGTCAAATCATGTGGCGAAGGGGTGATTTGAACCGGTTGTTTTGCTGAAGCTAAAGCTTATGAAAATTGGCTTGTTAGATCATATGGGGTACGGAAACCTGGGTGATGCTGCTACCCAAGAGGCATTAATTGCGAACATCAAGCGACGTCTGCCGGACACTGAGATTGTTGGATTTTCACTGAACCCCGATGACACCAGGAAGCGACACGATATTGCCTGCTACTCAATTACACATTGGCATCCAGGGCTTGCCAAATCCGGGTTAGCAAGGGTGGATGATCCGAATCTGTGGTCTCAACTCAAATTGACTTCTAAAAGGGTCCCTATTGTTTCTGGGATGATCAAGCGTGCTTTGCATTTATGCCGAGAAGTGGCGCATCTGTTCCGGTCCTACAAAGTGTTACGGTCCCTAGATACCATGATCATCGCTGGCGGAGGGCAGTTGACAGAATTATGGCGCGGCCCTTGGTCACATCCTTACAACGTGCTTAAGTTTTCGATACTTACAAAGCTCGCAAACAGAAGGCTGTTATTCCTCAACGTAGGCGCGGGGCCTTTGAGCAGTAATCTAAGCAAAATTTTCGTCAAATTTGCCGTCCATCTGGCTGACTACGTTTCACTTCGTGATGTCGAGTCGCAAGCATTAATCCGGCGGCTAGGAGTGAACCGCACAACTGAGGTCTTTCCCGATTCTGTTTACGCTCTTGATGTTTCAAGCTATGAAGCCACTGAAACCGTGAAGCCTTTGAGACCGCTGGTAGGAATCAATCCGATTGGGTTCTGTGATCCACGGGTTTGGCTAAAACGAGACAAGTCTGCATATTTACATTATCTAGATAAATTGACAGAGTTTTCGTTGTGGCTTATTCGTCAAGACTACACATTACGAATATTTTCTGGTGAACTGAGTGTTGATGTCCATGCAGTAGAAGATCTAAAAGAACGGATACTGAACAGCTTGCCGTCAGGTAATCATGGCGAGATGTTTATACCCCCAAGTATCGATTTGAAAGATCTGTTGACTGAAATGTCTCGGTTCGACTTCGTCGTTACTTCCAAGTTTCACGGTGTAGTATTTTCTCACCTCTTGGAAAAACCAGTAATCGCCCTCAGCTATCACAAGAAGATAGACGACTTGATGCGAACTGTGGGACATAGCCAACATTGCCTGAATATAGAGAGCTTTGATTGTGAGCACTTCAAGAAGACATTTAAATCGTTGGTCGAAAATGCCGAGGGCCTCAAATCGCAATTTCGCAAGGAGGCGTATTCGAGATCTGAGTTATTAAAGACGCAGTTCGACCAGCTTTTCACGTGTCGAGATTCAGAGTTCTATTTAGATGCCTTGAAATCTGAGAAGAATGGAGCCGTCGTAGGTAACTCGACCTAGCGAACATGGATCTCTGCTTTTTCGCAGAAGGGGGGGGAATGGACAGCGCATTACAACCTTTAGTAAGCGTCGTAACTCCGGTGTACAACGAGGCGGTTCACCTCGCGGAGTGTATCGAGAGCGTTCTCGCTCAGACATATCACAACTGGAACTACACCATCATCGACAACTGCAGCACCGATGGGTCCTTGGAAGTCGCCCGCCGATATGCGGCAAGAGACCGACGGATTCGGATTCACGCGAATCAACAGTTTCTACCCGTCATTTCGAACCACAATCTCGCATTGCGCCTGATTTCCGCTGAAAGCAAATACTGCAAGGTAGTGCTTGGGGATGATTGGATCTTTCCTAATTGTCTAGAACAAATGGTCGGCCTCGCTGAGTCGCATCCCTCGGTCGGAATCGTCGGCGCCTACGCACTGGAGGGGCAACGAGTTGCGTGGACGGGGTTACCATATCCGAGTTCCTTGGTTTCCGGTCTAGAGATCTGTCGCCGCCATCTCCTCGAGGGACTGTATGTATTTGGATCGGCAAACGCAGTCCTCTATCGCGCGGATTTGGTAAGGAGCCGTGATCCCTTCTACAACGAGGCCAACATCCATGCAGACACAGAGGTGTGTTTTGCACTTCTTAAGATGTGCGACTTTGGCTTTGTCCATCAGGTACTCTCTTTCACCAGAGTGCGGCCAGGGTCGCTCACGACAGCTTCCGAGGCACGGGCCACCTATTTTCCAAGTATGTTGCGGCTTCTGAACACGTATGCTCCGGACTACCTGACTTCTCAGGAAGGTGAAGCACAGCTTGCGCAGTTGATGCTGGAATATTACAGATTCCTAGGTAAGAGCCTGATGTTACGTCGTGACAAGCAGTTCTGGGACTATCACAAGGAGGAGTTAAATAAGGCGGCCATGGGATTTAGCCATGTTCGTTTGGTCAAGGGTACGCTAGAAACTCTGTGCAACGCTGCTGTGGATCCTAGAAATACAGCGCGAAGGTTGCTACAGAGCGGTCGCAAGCTACGATTTTCCGGCCGCGTGCAGAATCTGAAGGGCGAGCCGAGCACTATCACAGCAAAGGAGTCGCACGAAAATGAGACACCGCCGCATGAGCCGTTCAGTCTGAAGGTGCACTAGGGGGACGAGAGACATACCTAATACGTGATTCGACCTCAAACCTTGTGCGTTGCATCCTACTGCACAGCCCAATACATGACAGGGATAAACACCGCGGATAGACCCATCGTGGAGACAGACAGTAATGGCATATATATATTCGCTTCCGACTTCAGCCTCATTTACTGGAAAAGGTTTGGTGGGATATACGTTTGGCCCACTGAGTCAAAAAGATGTAGAGCTCTACTACGTCGAAGTAAAAAAAGGCCACGATGTATTCATGATAAGCAAGAAGATCACACGCACATACTACATTCTCTCCGGAAGTGGTTACTTTACTATAGGAGGTCATAAATATAATGTCGGGCCTGGGATGCTCATCGAGGTCCCGCCGAAGATCGAATATTGCTACTCTGGGAGAATGACACTCATTGCTTTTTCTAAGCCGCGCTGGTTTAGCGGGAATGATACTTTTACCAAGTGGAATGCCGATGTCGTCGGTCAAGATTTGGCATATCGGACAGATGGAGGATCCCTATTGACGCGATTAGTTAGAGTGAGGCTCTTCGGAAAATCGCCGGTCAACGCCTTTCTACGGCTCAATCAGCGAATATGGGACAATCTGCCTTCGTCCTTGGCTGTTCTTAGTGCAGTGCGCCTATGCGGTGATTTCTCGCACAAAGTCGCTCGCATGCAAGTTCGCTCCCAAGCTTTTGCCACGTTATTTCTTCGAAATCGACCTGAATTGGAATTGATCCGACGTCTCTTAGAGAGGACTGCGAAAGGCGGTCACCTAAGAGTGACAGTGTTAGGCTGCAGTACTGGTGCTGAGGCTTACTCGGTGGCTTGGAAAATACGGTCTGCGAGGCCTGATATAAAACTTACACTCCGCGCGGTGGATATTTCCAAACAGGCAGTGGAATTTGCGAAATGTGGCATGTATTCGATTGCAAGCTCGCAATTGACCGATACACAGATATTTGAAGCGGTGACTCCATCTGAGATGGAAGAGTTATTCCACAGGAACGGAGACACCGTTACAGTGAAATCTTGGATCAAAGAAGGTATCGAGTGGCACGTTGGCGATGTCGGAGAGCCGGAGGTCATCGATGGTCTAGGTCCCCAAGATATCGTAGTGGCAAACAACTTTCTGTGCCATATGGATCCTCCGAGCGCGGAGATGTGTCTGCGCAACATTGCTCGCCTGGTGAGTCCGAATGGATACGTGTTTGTTTCTGGAATCGACTTGGACGTCCGGACAAAAGTTGCGCGCGATTTAGGATGGGTTCCGCTGGAAGAATTGCTCGAGGAGGTTCACGAAGGAGATCCTTATTTGAGAAGATATTGGCCGGGTCGATATGCAGGCCTCGAGCCTTTGAATAAAAAGAGAGCTGATTGGCGAATTCGCTATGCAGCGGCTTTTCAGTTCGTCCCTAGGGTGATTTCGTCGCTGACTCTATGTAACGAGGAACTCGGGGGCGGGTCAGAGCGGTCGGAGTGGGTCCCAGTTTTGTCTGGAGATGGGAACTCCAATCATCCGATGGACGCTAATTAAATGGGCCAGCCGATCATGTCGCCAAACAATGAAGACATAGATCTGGAACGATGGACATTGGCCGATCGAATTGCCGAGAAATCAGTGCTCGTGTCAGGCGGCAGTGGCTTCATCGGTACGCATCTTTGCCGCCGACTTATCGCCTCCGGAGCCAGATTGCATGTCGTTTCACGCGAGCGGCGAAAGTCAGAAAGCGAGCGCCTTCAATGGTGGCAGGCCGATTTTAAGGACATCGTTGCAGTTCGTCAAATCTTTAAGGACACACAGCCGCATCTAGTTTTTCATCTAGCTAGCCAGGTTATTGGTGCACGCCAATTAGGGGCTGTGTTACCAACTTTTTATGATAACCTTGCCAGCACGGTTCACTTGCTAACTGCAGCCGCCGAAACAGGATGCCAGCGCGTTGTCCTGGCAAGTTCCTCAGAGGAACCGCAAATCTTCGACGACACAACCTTCGCTTGTTCTCCTTATGCAGCGTCGAAATGGGCGAGCAGCATTTATGGACGCATGTTCCAACAGTTGTTTCAACTGCCGGTTGTGATGCCCCGCATCTTTATGACCTATGGTCCCGATCAGAAAGATTTGGAGAAATTGGTGCCCTTTGTGACGCTCAATCTGCTCCGCGGTGAGGCGCCGAAGCTAAGCAGTGGTCGGCGGCGGGCGGACTGGATCTATGTTGACGATGTGGTTGAAGGTTTGCTGAGAGCAGCAATCACTCCCGGGATTGAGGGTTGCTCGTTCGATCTCGGCTCGGGCACATTGGTGTCAGTTCGTGAAATCGTAGAGCGAATTGCTGAGATCGTTGGTGCTTCCATCGAACCGACCTTCGGTGCTTTGCCAGATCGGCCGTTTGAGCAGGAACGGCCAGCTGACACCACCTTCTCGTCCGACAAGCTGGGATACCATCCCAGAACCACCCTCAACCTTGGACTTGAGACCACAGTAGCTTGGTATCGTAGGCAACTCAGTTCGGCTTCGAACTAACTCCCTTCGACAGGGGGTAACTCCGCTGTCCCTCGGCAAGAAATCCCCGCTCTGGAATGCGGTCTCTATAAACGATCGAAGCCTTGGCAAGAATTGATCCCGAGGTCGTGTATCTGAGCGTGCGAAAAATGAAAACCCAAATTATGCGATTAGCTAAGACCAGCCTTCTGGTGCTGACCCTACTCAGCCCGATGCGTGCTATTGGACAAGTTTCAGTTTTGACCCAGCACAACGACAACGCTCGCACCGGACAGAACCTGAATGAGACTACCCTCAATACTTCGAACGTCAGCCAAAATAGTTTCGGGAAGCTATTCTCGCGCACGGTTGACGGCTTTATCTATGCCCAGCCGCTGTATGTTCCAGGACTTACGATTCAAGGGGCAACCCATAATGTCGTGTATGTCGCCACTCAGCACAACAGCGTATATGCGTTTGACGCCGACAATCCCAACACTCCGGCTCCCTTGTGGCAAGTGAACCTGGGCACACCTGTTCCCAGCCAGGAC
Coding sequences within:
- a CDS encoding PIG-L deacetylase family protein, whose product is MMHLNFGVRAGGGLKILCMGAHSDDIEIGCGGTLLRIADQYPECEFHWVVFNAIATRETEARHAAQLFAGSRLRGPIFKTFQDGFMPYVGGEVKAIFESDLKHLSPDLIFTHNGNDAHQDHRFISQLTWNTFRDHFILEYEIPKYDGDMGRPSFFVPLEKEVCEKKVEYLMNAFQSQHAKRWFQPDTFLSLMRLRGMECAASSGYAEAFYCRKLSV
- a CDS encoding lipopolysaccharide biosynthesis protein; this encodes MKDLKEKTIRGGLARLCAQGANFFLRLGSLMILARLLGPKDFGLVGMVTVFTGVLTLFRDFGLSSAAIQRTTVTEEQISTLFWINIFVGALLTLLAIALAPVITAFYHEPRLFMVTVVLAVGFLFNAAGVQHGALLQRQMRFTTLAAINTVSLIVGTAIAIGGAKAGYGYWALVAMSITLPFTNTVGCWLTVTWIPGRPRRGVGIRSMMRFGGTITLNGLVAYVANNFEKVLLGRYWGVDALGLYGRAYQLINIPTDNLNSAAGEVAFSALSRLQGDPDRLKNYFLKGYTVILALTLPVTVACALFADDMISVFLGPKWGAAAPIFRLLAPTILAFAIVNPLFWLLSSLGLVERSLKMGLVIAPVMILSYLVAVPYGPRGVAVAYSAVMMLWVIPCIIWSVHDTVISFRDIVVAVGRPLIGSLVAAGFAFGVRSVSIQFLSPLPRLVLEITVLLITFMGMLLFVTGQKALYLDLVRGLRRPSSAREEGDLAST
- a CDS encoding polysaccharide pyruvyl transferase family protein — its product is MKIGLLDHMGYGNLGDAATQEALIANIKRRLPDTEIVGFSLNPDDTRKRHDIACYSITHWHPGLAKSGLARVDDPNLWSQLKLTSKRVPIVSGMIKRALHLCREVAHLFRSYKVLRSLDTMIIAGGGQLTELWRGPWSHPYNVLKFSILTKLANRRLLFLNVGAGPLSSNLSKIFVKFAVHLADYVSLRDVESQALIRRLGVNRTTEVFPDSVYALDVSSYEATETVKPLRPLVGINPIGFCDPRVWLKRDKSAYLHYLDKLTEFSLWLIRQDYTLRIFSGELSVDVHAVEDLKERILNSLPSGNHGEMFIPPSIDLKDLLTEMSRFDFVVTSKFHGVVFSHLLEKPVIALSYHKKIDDLMRTVGHSQHCLNIESFDCEHFKKTFKSLVENAEGLKSQFRKEAYSRSELLKTQFDQLFTCRDSEFYLDALKSEKNGAVVGNST
- a CDS encoding glycosyltransferase family A protein, translated to MDSALQPLVSVVTPVYNEAVHLAECIESVLAQTYHNWNYTIIDNCSTDGSLEVARRYAARDRRIRIHANQQFLPVISNHNLALRLISAESKYCKVVLGDDWIFPNCLEQMVGLAESHPSVGIVGAYALEGQRVAWTGLPYPSSLVSGLEICRRHLLEGLYVFGSANAVLYRADLVRSRDPFYNEANIHADTEVCFALLKMCDFGFVHQVLSFTRVRPGSLTTASEARATYFPSMLRLLNTYAPDYLTSQEGEAQLAQLMLEYYRFLGKSLMLRRDKQFWDYHKEELNKAAMGFSHVRLVKGTLETLCNAAVDPRNTARRLLQSGRKLRFSGRVQNLKGEPSTITAKESHENETPPHEPFSLKVH
- a CDS encoding CheR family methyltransferase codes for the protein MAYIYSLPTSASFTGKGLVGYTFGPLSQKDVELYYVEVKKGHDVFMISKKITRTYYILSGSGYFTIGGHKYNVGPGMLIEVPPKIEYCYSGRMTLIAFSKPRWFSGNDTFTKWNADVVGQDLAYRTDGGSLLTRLVRVRLFGKSPVNAFLRLNQRIWDNLPSSLAVLSAVRLCGDFSHKVARMQVRSQAFATLFLRNRPELELIRRLLERTAKGGHLRVTVLGCSTGAEAYSVAWKIRSARPDIKLTLRAVDISKQAVEFAKCGMYSIASSQLTDTQIFEAVTPSEMEELFHRNGDTVTVKSWIKEGIEWHVGDVGEPEVIDGLGPQDIVVANNFLCHMDPPSAEMCLRNIARLVSPNGYVFVSGIDLDVRTKVARDLGWVPLEELLEEVHEGDPYLRRYWPGRYAGLEPLNKKRADWRIRYAAAFQFVPRVISSLTLCNEELGGGSERSEWVPVLSGDGNSNHPMDAN
- a CDS encoding NAD-dependent epimerase/dehydratase family protein, which codes for MGQPIMSPNNEDIDLERWTLADRIAEKSVLVSGGSGFIGTHLCRRLIASGARLHVVSRERRKSESERLQWWQADFKDIVAVRQIFKDTQPHLVFHLASQVIGARQLGAVLPTFYDNLASTVHLLTAAAETGCQRVVLASSSEEPQIFDDTTFACSPYAASKWASSIYGRMFQQLFQLPVVMPRIFMTYGPDQKDLEKLVPFVTLNLLRGEAPKLSSGRRRADWIYVDDVVEGLLRAAITPGIEGCSFDLGSGTLVSVREIVERIAEIVGASIEPTFGALPDRPFEQERPADTTFSSDKLGYHPRTTLNLGLETTVAWYRRQLSSASN